Proteins co-encoded in one Dreissena polymorpha isolate Duluth1 chromosome 12, UMN_Dpol_1.0, whole genome shotgun sequence genomic window:
- the LOC127853981 gene encoding uncharacterized protein LOC127853981: protein MELRQFPNTDEHLIKLSDTEKSIFVSEVLADIGITEEIVETRRNTWLEIESINTLYWRLKDDNVTWYHFGSQSEGTTTFGLESDVDILIAQNDYRIIRDSNEWKQGFDNLVVHTQEDTSPGYCKLLAMNSQEPILMTEVEDDEMYEQGEDGKVYLKCDFLQDHVHVNSGEQVHGPAWNRMSAERGIDEDYVNAYYCAHLPSEAMGWIDRTKDKPWPKDDVRKRVIQSGCFIVAVGHKQSKDSRTEFRMSTTLGERILMFDMNISQIKCFVLMKMLMKTIVNKHYKDAIKSFYCKTTLFFVTEQYGKEMFREECILECLIKCLQWIYQCLKNGYNPHYMIESLDMFEGRLDATLREKVGECLNDIMANPIVALLNIPFDDYGSKLYKRIRNSNTDISEIQDSIRSKTGNFLSRAFVLWGLIEPSLYEDPLDIDLEHQIESNKEKLSRCKILHTQGDGFMQKATRRYIFILRANLSMLMSAEAIQKKCKLSDSVLQSLKQGSSTDAVAGRLKYATILMCVGDITGAYELLKEVETAYSDLAVVSVCTCSELVEYLPNSGLKEKALTFINTGVLYEHFCYCLLFVETLKPCFPSGWLDAIFRPIKSDEQQYNADDVMEYVSLDPKPYFYFMELMIQKELNNQTKALTAFQMLEKCVSEEPLFHKDTALFLLSHSLQMNGQVEKAKIIYDEACCLRKRNTGYTSSHVRYNN from the exons ATGGAACTCAGACAGTTTCCAAACACTGatgaacatttaataaaattaagtGACACTGAAAAGTCTATTTTTGTGTCGGAAGTATTAGCCGATATAGGGATTACCGAAGAAATAGTAGAAACAAGAAGAAACACATGGCTGGAAATAGAAAGCATTAATACCCTATATTGGCGCCTTAAAGATGATAATGTGACATGGTATCATTTTGGCAGTCAATCTGAGG GAACGACTACTTTTGGGTTAGAATCAGATGTAGACATCTTGATTGCCCAGAATGACTACAGGATCATTCGGGACAGTAATGAATGGAAACAAGGCTTCGATAATCTTGTGGTTCACACACAAGAAGATACTTCTCCAGGATACTGTAAACTGTTAGCCATGAATAGTCAAGAACCCATTTTAATGACCGAGGTTGAAGACGATGAGATGTACGAACAAGGTGAAGATGGTAAAGTGTATCTAAAATGCGACTTTCTGCAAGATCATGTACATGTCAATTCGGGTGAACAAGTTCATGGACCGGCCTGGAATCGAATGAGTGCTGAAAGAGGTATTGATGAAGACTATGTCAATGCATATTATTGTGCCCACCTTCCATCGGAGGCAATGGGTTGGATAGATAGAACAAAAGATAAACCTTGGCCAAAGGATGATGTACGGAAACGGGTTATTCAAAGTGGTTGCTTTATAGTTGCAGTTGGTCATAAACAGAGCAAAGACTCAAGGACTGAGTTCAGGATGTCTACCACATTGGGAGAACGGATACTAATGTTCGACATGAACATTtcacaaataaagtgttttgttCTTATGAAAATGCTCATGAAGACCATTGTAAACAAACATTACAAGGACGCTATAAAGAGTTTCTACtgtaaaacaacattgttttttgTAACAGAGCAATATGGGAAAGAAATGTTTAGAGAAGAATGTATATTGGAATgtctaataaaatgtttacaatgGATCTACCAATGCCTCAAAAATGGATACAATCCCCATTATATGATTGAAAGTCTTGATATGTTTGAAGGCAGATTAGATGCCACCCTTAGGGAAAAGGTTGGAGAGTGTCTCAATGATATCATGGCTAATCCTATTGTAGCCTTGCTTAATATACCGTTTGATGATTATGGAAGTAAACTCTATAAGAGAATTAGGAACTCTAATACTGATATATCTGAGATACAGGACAGCATCCGTTCGAAAACTGGGAACTTTCTTTCTAGAGCTTTCGTTTTGTGGGGGCTTATAGAGCCATCGTTATACGAAGATCCGTTGGATATTGATCTAGAACATCAAATAGAATCAAACAAGGAAAAACTATCGCGTTGTAAAATATTGCACACACAAGGGGATGGTTTCATGCAAAAGGCAACGAggcgatatatatttatattgcgaGCTAATTTAAGCATGCTTATGTCAGCCGAAGCAATTCAGAAAAAATGCAAACTGTCTGATTCTGTTTTACAAAGCCTCAAACAAGGATCTTCAACCGACGCTGTTGCTGGTCGTCTGAAGTATGCTACCATTCTTATGTGTGTGGGTGACATAACAGGAGCATATGAACTTTTGAAAGAAGTAGAAACAGCGTACAGCGACCTCGCTGTGGTATCGGTATGTACCTGTTCAGAACTTGTTGAGTATTTACCGAATTCTGGATTAAAAGAAAAGgcattaacatttataaatacagGAGTTTTATATGAACATTTCTGTTATTGCTTACTTTTTGTTGAAACACTGAAACCGTGTTTTCCAAGTGGATGGCTTGATGCAATATTCCGACCAATAAAATCAGATGAGCAACAGTACAATGCGGATGACGTAATGGAATATGTGAGCTTGGATCCAAAGCCATATTTCTATTTCATGGAACTGATGATACAAAAGGAATTAAACAATCAAACCAAAGCACTAACAGCATTCCAGATGCTCGAAAAATGTGTTTCAGAGGAACCATTGTTTCACAAGGATACGGCACTGTTCCTACTCAGTCATTCTTTACAAATGAACGGACAAGTTGAAAAGGCAAAGATTATTTATGATGAGGCCTGTTGCTTAAGAAAACGTAATACAGGTTATACGAGCTCTCATGTGAGATATAATAATTAG